A section of the Triticum dicoccoides isolate Atlit2015 ecotype Zavitan chromosome 7A, WEW_v2.0, whole genome shotgun sequence genome encodes:
- the LOC119331559 gene encoding GDSL esterase/lipase At5g45910-like, producing the protein MARRTTSVTAAAGLLILGASCVFLLSAADGDGGTMRYNAMFNFGDSLSDTGNLCVNKSAAEELLLTFANPPYGMTYFGHPTCRCSDGRLVVDFLAKSLGLPFLPPSKLPGADFRKGANMAIVGATALDFDFLKSIGLGYPIWNNGAINVQLQWFRDLLPRVCGTPQSCRPYLAKSLFLLGSIGGNDYNAMLFFGFNVSRAKSYTPNVVDNIAAAVERLIELGAVDIVVPGTLPIGCVAIYLTILPSGDKSDYDEHGCLKPLNDLATYHNSLLQDRLNRVRARHGPAARIMYADYYAYAMDMLRDPARFGFTAPVAACCGAGGPPYNFQLDARCGMKGATACGDPWRHESWDGVHPTEAVNRLVADGWLRGPYCHPPILQ; encoded by the coding sequence ATGGCTCGGCGAACCACTAGCGTCACTGCCGCCGCCGGCCTCCTAATCCTCGGCGCCAGTTGCGTCTTCCTGCTCTCGGCCGCGGACGGCGACGGCGGGACAATGCGGTACAACGCCATGTTCAACTTCGGCGACTCGCTGTCGGACACGGGCAACCTCTGCGTGAACAAGTCGGCGGCGGAGGAGCTCCTGCTCACCTTCGCCAACCCGCCCTACGGCATGACCTACTTCGGCCACCCCACCTGCCGCTGCTCCGACGGCCGCCTCGTCGTCGACTTCCTCGCAAAGTCGCTCGGCCTCCCTTTTCTTCCCCCGTCCAAGCTCCCCGGCGCCGACTTCCGGAAGGGCGCCAACATGGCCATCGTGGGCGCCACGGCGCTGGACTTCGACTTCCTCAAGTCCATCGGCCTCGGCTACCCGATCTGGAACAACGGCGCCATCAACGTGCAGCTCCAGTGGTTCCGCGACCTGCTCCCCCGCGTCTGCGGGACACCGCAGAGCTGCAGGCCCTACCTCGCCAAGTCCCTCTTCCTCCTCGGCTCCATCGGCGGCAACGACTACAACGCGATGCTCTTCTTCGGGTTCAACGTCAGCCGCGCCAAGAGCTACACCCCCAACGTGGTCGACAACATCGCCGCCGCTGTGGAGAGGCTGATCGAGTTGGGCGCGGTGGACATCGTGGTGCCGGGGACGCTGCCCATCGGGTGCGTCGCGATCTACCTCACCATTCTCCCGAGCGGCGACAAGTCGGACTACGACGAGCACGGCTGCCTGAAGCCGCTCAACGATCTCGCCACGTACCACAACTCGCTGCTCCAGGACAGGCTCAATCGCGTCCGCGCCAGGCACGGGCCGGCGGCGAGGATCATGTACGCGGACTACTACGCCTACGCCATGGACATGCTCCGCGACCCGGCGCGCTTCGGCTTCACCGCGCCCGTCGCGGCGTGCTGCGGCGCGGGCGGCCCCCCGTACAACTTCCAGTTGGACGCGCGGTGCGGGATGAAGGGCGCGACCGCGTGCGGCGACCCGTGGAGGCACGAGTCCTGGGACGGCGTCCACCCGACGGAGGCGGTGAACAGGCTCGTCGCCGACGGGTGGCTCAGGGGACCATACTGCCACCCTCCCATCCTGCAGTAA
- the LOC119331672 gene encoding acidic endochitinase-like — translation MASRSSSLLQLLVLVVAAAQFLGSEAGGISIYWGQNGGEGTLAETCATGNYKFVNLSFLAAFGNGQPPVLNLAGHCDPTNGGCANLSSDIKSCQSRGVKVILSIGGGAGSYYLSSTQDAKNVATYLWNNFLGGKSSSRPLGDAVLDGIDFDIEGGTPLHWDDLARFLKGYSNSGRRVYLTAAPQCPFPDAWVGGALNTGLFDYVWVQFYNNAPCQYTSGSTTNLADAWKQWLTVPAKQIFLGLPASPQAAGSGFIPADDLKSDVLPLIKSTGKYGGIMLWSKYYDDQDGYSSSVKSDV, via the coding sequence ATGGCTAGCCGATCATCATCCCTGCTGCAACTGCTGGTACTGGTAGTAGCGGCGGCGCAGTTCCTCGGGTCGGAAGCCGGTGGCATTTCCATCTATTGGGGCCAGAATGGCGGCGAGGGCACGCTGGCGGAGACATGTGCTACCGGCAACTACAAATTTGTAAACCTCTCCTTCCTTGCCGCCTTTGGCAATGGCCAGCCGCCGGTCCTCAACCTGGCAGGCCACTGTGACCCGACCAACGGCGGCTGCGCGAACCTAAGCTCCGACATCAAGTCATGCCAGAGCCGTGGCGTCAAGGTGATTCTCTCCATCGGTGGCGGAGCAGGCAGCTACTACCTTTCCTCAACCCAGGACGCTAAGAACGTGGCGACATACCTGTGGAACAACTTCTTGGGAGGTAAGTCATCTTCGCGGCCTCTCGGCGATGCAGTCCTCGATGGCATCGACTTCGATATTGAGGGCGGCACACCCCTTCATTGGGACGATCTTGCGAGGTTCCTCAAAGGATACAGCAACTCTGGCAGGAGAGTCTACCTGACTGCCGCACCACAATGCCCTTTCCCTGATGCGTGGGTGGGTGGCgccctcaacaccggcctctttgACTATGTGTGGGTGCAATTCTACAACAACGCACCCTGTCAGTATACCTCAGGTAGCACTACCAACCTAGCTGACGCATGGAAGCAGTGGTTGACAGTTCCAGCAAAGCAGATCTTCCTCGGCCTCCCGGCGTCACCTCAGGCTGCCGGAAGCGGGTTCATCCCAGCTGATGATCTAAAGTCAGATGTTCTCCCATTGATCAAAAGCACAGGGAAGTATGGAGGGATCATGTTGTGGTCCAAATACTATGATGACCAGGATGGCTACAGCTCTTCGGTGAAGAGTGATGTTTGA